In Planctomycetaceae bacterium, the DNA window GTCCCCAAAGTCTGAAGCACCGCGCGGATCACGGGAGCCTGCAATTTCAGGGATCGGGCTAACTTCACTTCGTCAACGACGGATTGCCACTTCAACCTGACCTTCACCTTCGGAAGGACGGTGCGATCAACCGAAGCCAGGGACGTCAGAGCCTGACCTTCGCCCGAGAATCCGCGCCAAACTTCCGGGCTCAGAACCAAATGAAATCTGCTGTCCCCAAAATCCAGCACCCAGCCTGAGGCAGCTGTCGCGTTGTCAGCAAATACCTTTAGCGACTCAGCATCTTTTGCAATGGTTTCCAGAACCCGAAGTCTTTCCAGGCCACCAACTCGCACACCGTTTGCCGAATCCGTCTGAGACAAACGCAGTCCCGACCCGGCACTGGTGACGAATGTCGCACGACGATGCGTCTGCATGCGAGGTAATGAGCGAAAGAACTTCAGCGAATGCAGCCCCGAAAGCTCATGAACCAGTTCCATCCGGCTCTGCACCGTCTGCACTTCAACAAAGCCTTTCATCCATCGAATTGGTAGTCGAACCTTTTTCTCAACGACATCTCCGGATTCCTTCTTCAGAACCAACTGGTCATTTCCAATCGCCAGACCAATCTGATCCCCGCGACGCACCTTTGCCAGCGCCGAAAGCATCGGAGCGTTGAAATCCACATTGGTGGTCCCGCGACCTTTAATCTCTCCCTGGAATGATGGCTTCAGAAAATCCGCGCGAACGTAAACCCCGCAACAAGCGGAAAAACCTTCGAATCTCAAGCGATCATCATTCGCTGTGACTACCGGATCCGACTCTGCCACAATGCGCGACAACATCGCTGCAGGCATATGAAACCGCGACTTCACAATTTGGGTTACCGCACGAAGTAGCCCTGCGGCACGCTGGGGATTTGTGAGCTGCCCTTCAAAGAACCAGCCACTGGCGTCTTTGCCCTCCCGAAACGTTGCGAGTCGCAATGTCCGCAAGCTGCCTTTTGTTGTCAGGCCTGAGGCAAACGGATATCGAAACGTATACTGTGATGCAACGGTCATGACAGTCTCGATTCCCTACTTCCCAATGCTTCAGATCCGCTGCTAATGCTGTAGAGCCAGCCAGTGTAACCGCAACGGCCATCGTGCGCAACGGACATCGCCTGCAAAGATCATCCACCGGACAATCAACGAATGGGGTCCACAACGCGGTATGAACCATCGTGGTGAATCCACGGTTCAGGATTATCAACACGCCCAAGGTCACGGCATCCCGGACCAATTGTGGTGACACCCAGATCCGTTTCCGTTGCGCTGATCAGAGCTTCGATCTCTGCGACAACCCCGGGATGATCAGAATAAACGTTGTTCGATTCCGCGATATCTGCTGCCAGATCGTACAGACAGCGTTCTGCAGGCGGAGCGGCAGAATTCCGATTCACCGCCTTTCGCTTTCCTTCACTCGCGGAACGCCCCGTGCCGAGATGAAGTTTCCATTTCCCCATTCGAACCGCTTCCAGCTGAAAGCCGCGATAATAGTAGAAGGTCTCATGCCCCGCAGCGTCTGGATCACCCGCAAGAAGTGGCCAGATATTCTTTCCATCAAGTTTCCGATCATCTGCAATTGCAGCACCCGCCACGTGCGACAGCGTCGGAAGCAGGTCAATCATGCCGGTAACGGCGTCCGTTGATGTGTTGGCGGGAATCTTTCCCGGCCACCATGCAATTGTTGGAACGCGCATGCCACCCTCCCAGGTGGAAGCCTTAAATCCTCGAAGCGGGTAATTCGACCCCCGCGAAGTTCCTCCGTTGTCTGAGGTGAAAATTACCAGAGTATTCTGGTCCAGTTTCAACTCCCGAAGTGTGTCCAGTATCTGTCCAACACTCCAGTCGACCTCTTCAACCCAGTCGCTGTAATAACCATGAGGCGATTTGCCCGCCCAGGTTTTCCCCGGATAGATCGGAAAATGAACAGCACTCTGTGGCAGGTACAGGAAGAAGGGCTTGTCCTGATGTGCTCGAATGAATTTCACGGCCGCCGTTGTGTAGGTTTCAACGATAGCCTGCTGCTCATCCTGCCTGACTCGGGCGACCACCTTCAGGTCTTCCACAAGCGGTAGCGGTGGCTGCTGATTCCCCTTCAACCCCGTTTCATTCGCACCATGATTCGCAATCAGCGCCGGGCTCGGAGGCTTCACATCGGGAATTGGCTTTCCCAGATCGCTCTTGGATCCATCTGCCGCCGTACCCATATCATTGGAATAGGGAATTCCAAGGTAAGAATCAAAACCCTGACTCGTCGGCATGAATTCCGGCTGGTCACCCAGATGCCACTTTCCAATGCAGGCCGTGGCATAGCCAGCATCGTGAAGTACATCAGCAATCGTTACTTCTTCAGGATGAAGCCCGACCGCACCAGAAGGGAACAATACACCAGGAATCGGCAGCACGCGCTTGGAGTAGCAACCCGTCATCAGACTGGCTCGCGACGGAGAACAAACAGGGGCAGCATAAAAGCTTGTCAGCTTCCGGCCTTCTGCTGCCATTCGATCCAGATGAGGCGTTCGATTCTTCTCGGATCCGAATGGTCCGATATCAGCGTAGCCCAGATCATCAATCGAGATGACAACCACGTTCGGCTTGTCTGCGAATGTGGAATTG includes these proteins:
- a CDS encoding SWIM zinc finger family protein, yielding MTVASQYTFRYPFASGLTTKGSLRTLRLATFREGKDASGWFFEGQLTNPQRAAGLLRAVTQIVKSRFHMPAAMLSRIVAESDPVVTANDDRLRFEGFSACCGVYVRADFLKPSFQGEIKGRGTTNVDFNAPMLSALAKVRRGDQIGLAIGNDQLVLKKESGDVVEKKVRLPIRWMKGFVEVQTVQSRMELVHELSGLHSLKFFRSLPRMQTHRRATFVTSAGSGLRLSQTDSANGVRVGGLERLRVLETIAKDAESLKVFADNATAASGWVLDFGDSRFHLVLSPEVWRGFSGEGQALTSLASVDRTVLPKVKVRLKWQSVVDEVKLARSLKLQAPVIRAVLQTLGTRGNVGYDLSERAYFHREMPFDISQVEKQQPRLLAARKLMESGSVRITRMTPALAEIRVDSSGVEHRVEIRSDESFKCTCPWYNKHQETRGPCKHVLAGQLMLENQAE
- a CDS encoding sulfatase, with product IVCLRVSRARAIPKNVSAGRDASVPLFDRFEIVHRLLFGVSFAALWLAGATCNSTFADKPNVVVISIDDLGYADIGPFGSEKNRTPHLDRMAAEGRKLTSFYAAPVCSPSRASLMTGCYSKRVLPIPGVLFPSGAVGLHPEEVTIADVLHDAGYATACIGKWHLGDQPEFMPTSQGFDSYLGIPYSNDMGTAADGSKSDLGKPIPDVKPPSPALIANHGANETGLKGNQQPPLPLVEDLKVVARVRQDEQQAIVETYTTAAVKFIRAHQDKPFFLYLPQSAVHFPIYPGKTWAGKSPHGYYSDWVEEVDWSVGQILDTLRELKLDQNTLVIFTSDNGGTSRGSNYPLRGFKASTWEGGMRVPTIAWWPGKIPANTSTDAVTGMIDLLPTLSHVAGAAIADDRKLDGKNIWPLLAGDPDAAGHETFYYYRGFQLEAVRMGKWKLHLGTGRSASEGKRKAVNRNSAAPPAERCLYDLAADIAESNNVYSDHPGVVAEIEALISATETDLGVTTIGPGCRDLGRVDNPEPWIHHDGSYRVVDPIR